One genomic segment of Nocardioides cavernaquae includes these proteins:
- a CDS encoding GNAT family N-acetyltransferase has product MLRPLVVGDGRAWRELRSRNADWLRQWEATMPPDSGSRPTTFRALVRRLGRMAREGQALPFAIEVDGEFAGQITVNNIVLGSARFCSVGYWIGQEYAGRGLVPLAVAMVVDHLFLIERLHRVEIAIRPENTNSLRVVEKLGIERCGLAPRYLHIDGAWRDHVLFGITAEEVPGGLVRRLLNGF; this is encoded by the coding sequence GTGCTGCGCCCCCTCGTCGTCGGCGACGGCCGCGCCTGGCGCGAGCTCCGCTCCCGCAACGCCGACTGGCTGCGGCAGTGGGAGGCGACGATGCCGCCCGACAGCGGATCCCGGCCGACGACGTTCCGTGCGCTGGTACGCCGCCTCGGGCGCATGGCGCGCGAGGGGCAGGCGCTGCCCTTCGCGATCGAGGTCGACGGCGAGTTCGCCGGCCAGATCACCGTCAACAACATCGTGCTCGGATCGGCGCGGTTCTGCTCGGTGGGCTACTGGATCGGCCAGGAGTACGCCGGCCGGGGGCTGGTCCCACTCGCCGTCGCGATGGTCGTCGACCACCTCTTCCTCATCGAGCGGCTGCATCGCGTCGAGATCGCGATCCGTCCGGAGAACACCAACTCCCTGCGGGTGGTGGAGAAGCTCGGCATCGAGCGGTGTGGCCTGGCGCCGCGCTACCTGCACATCGACGGGGCCTGGCGTGACCACGTGCTGTTCGGGATCACTGCCGAAGAGGTGCCCGGGGGACTGGTCCGAAGGCTGCTGAACGGGTTCTGA
- a CDS encoding NAD(P)-dependent alcohol dehydrogenase, producing the protein MRVNAYAAPAAGQPLAPTTIERRKVGANDVLITIEYAGICHSDIHTVNGDWGPQPFPVVPGHEIVGTVTEVGPAVTKHQVGDRAGVGCMVNSCRECANCRNGDEQYCLNGMVGTYAATDRDGTTTQGGYSTHVVVDADFVVSVPDGIDPAAAAPLLCAGITTYSPLRHWNAGPGTKVAVVGLGGLGHMAVKIAHAMGAEVTVLSQSLKKQEDGLRLGADHYYATSDPTTFEQLAGSFDLIINTVSAAIDVDAHLRLLAVGGTLVNVGAPAEPLGVNVFSLITGRRSFAGSMIGGIAETQEMLDFCAEHGIGSEIEIISADKVNEAYERVLASDVRYRFVIDAATI; encoded by the coding sequence ATGCGCGTGAACGCCTACGCAGCACCCGCCGCCGGCCAGCCGCTGGCTCCCACCACCATCGAGCGCCGCAAGGTCGGCGCGAACGACGTCCTCATCACGATCGAGTACGCCGGCATCTGCCACTCCGACATCCACACCGTCAACGGCGACTGGGGCCCGCAGCCCTTCCCCGTCGTGCCCGGCCACGAGATCGTCGGCACCGTCACCGAGGTCGGACCGGCCGTGACGAAGCACCAGGTCGGCGACCGCGCCGGCGTGGGCTGCATGGTCAACTCCTGCCGCGAGTGCGCCAACTGCCGCAACGGCGACGAGCAGTACTGCCTCAACGGGATGGTCGGGACGTACGCCGCGACCGACCGCGACGGGACCACCACCCAGGGCGGCTACTCCACCCACGTCGTCGTCGACGCGGACTTCGTCGTCTCTGTGCCCGACGGCATCGACCCGGCAGCCGCCGCACCGCTGCTGTGCGCCGGCATCACGACGTACTCCCCGCTGCGGCACTGGAACGCCGGCCCCGGCACGAAGGTCGCCGTCGTCGGCCTCGGCGGGCTGGGCCACATGGCGGTCAAGATCGCCCACGCCATGGGCGCGGAGGTGACCGTCCTGTCGCAGTCGCTGAAGAAGCAGGAGGACGGCCTCCGGCTCGGCGCCGACCACTACTACGCGACGTCGGACCCGACCACTTTCGAGCAGCTCGCGGGCTCGTTCGACCTGATCATCAACACCGTCAGCGCCGCAATCGACGTCGATGCCCACCTCCGGCTCCTCGCCGTCGGCGGCACCCTGGTCAACGTCGGTGCTCCCGCCGAGCCGCTGGGCGTGAACGTCTTCTCGCTGATCACCGGTCGGCGCTCGTTCGCCGGCTCGATGATCGGCGGCATCGCAGAGACCCAGGAGATGCTCGACTTCTGCGCCGAGCACGGCATCGGCTCCGAGATCGAGATCATCTCCGCAGACAAGGTCAACGAGGCGTACGAACGGGTCCTGGCCTCGGACGTCCGCTACCGGTTCGTGATCGACGCCGCCACCATCTGA
- a CDS encoding acyl-CoA dehydrogenase family protein, whose protein sequence is MTLFNPHKPDFAEFDAETRRIFEETINFFEGKGKAWLLQQDRDRVWFADFLEFQKKEKVFATFLTPAEQADGDPNKRWDEARVTKYSQILGFYGMSYWYVWQVTILGLGPIWQTSNEAVKRKAAKLLDEGEIFAFGLSERDHGADVYTSDMVLTPKGDGTYVANGGKYYIGNGNKAGMVSIFGRVEGLPTGPKTQDGYVFFVVDSQHKAYKLRKNVVNSQIYVAAFDLENYPVREEDIIHVGSEAFDAAINTVNVGKFNIGFGSVGATQHVWHEGLTHADNRVLFDTKVTDFAQVRANFTESWVRLQAMDLYSERAVDYMRSASADDRRYLLFDAIEKMSVSRQGAHVYELIADCIAARGFENDMYYPVGAVAMMGLPRLEGTVHLNMALSLKFLQNYIFSPTDPSLALLAVRGKASKVPDVAFAPAFKATRAAIRAAKPLGAKLAAKSPELPPRRRDTADDTYLWNQGPTAGLSKVAFHDWRAVYAEWAHLPNVKLMLEQCDAFQALLGTAPLDKKQMRDLDLLLVVGDIFTTVAYGDLILQQSKIWSVDNDLVDSIFEVLVGDVSRHALVLTQKPSLTKAQVKAANAIQRRPVFDDERTARVWAEARSTAGDYSMNP, encoded by the coding sequence ATGACGCTGTTCAACCCCCACAAGCCTGACTTCGCCGAGTTCGATGCGGAGACGCGTCGCATCTTCGAGGAGACCATCAACTTCTTCGAGGGCAAGGGCAAGGCGTGGCTGCTCCAGCAGGACCGCGACCGCGTCTGGTTCGCCGACTTCCTGGAGTTCCAGAAGAAGGAGAAGGTGTTCGCGACCTTCCTGACCCCGGCCGAGCAGGCTGACGGCGACCCGAACAAGCGGTGGGACGAAGCCCGCGTCACCAAGTACAGCCAGATCCTCGGCTTCTACGGCATGTCGTACTGGTACGTCTGGCAGGTCACGATCCTCGGCCTCGGCCCGATCTGGCAGACCTCCAACGAGGCCGTCAAGCGCAAGGCCGCCAAGCTCCTCGACGAGGGCGAGATCTTCGCCTTCGGTCTCTCCGAGCGTGACCACGGCGCCGACGTCTACACCTCCGACATGGTGCTCACCCCGAAGGGTGACGGCACGTACGTCGCCAACGGCGGCAAGTACTACATCGGCAACGGCAACAAGGCCGGCATGGTGTCGATCTTCGGTCGCGTCGAGGGTCTCCCGACCGGCCCGAAGACCCAGGACGGCTACGTCTTCTTCGTCGTCGACAGCCAGCACAAGGCCTACAAGCTGCGCAAGAACGTCGTGAACTCGCAGATCTACGTCGCTGCCTTCGACCTGGAGAACTACCCGGTCCGCGAAGAGGACATCATCCACGTCGGCTCTGAGGCCTTCGACGCGGCGATCAACACCGTCAACGTCGGCAAGTTCAACATCGGCTTCGGCTCCGTCGGTGCCACCCAGCACGTCTGGCACGAGGGTCTGACCCACGCCGACAACCGCGTGCTCTTCGACACCAAGGTCACCGACTTCGCGCAGGTGCGCGCCAACTTCACCGAGAGCTGGGTCCGCCTCCAGGCGATGGACCTCTACTCCGAGCGCGCTGTCGACTACATGCGGTCCGCCTCGGCCGACGACCGCCGCTACCTGCTCTTCGACGCCATCGAGAAGATGAGCGTCAGCCGCCAGGGCGCCCACGTCTACGAGCTGATCGCCGACTGCATCGCGGCCCGCGGCTTCGAGAACGACATGTACTACCCGGTCGGCGCAGTCGCGATGATGGGTCTGCCGCGACTCGAGGGCACGGTTCACCTCAACATGGCGCTGTCGCTGAAGTTCCTGCAGAACTACATCTTCAGCCCGACCGACCCGAGCCTGGCCCTGCTGGCCGTGCGCGGCAAGGCGAGCAAGGTCCCGGACGTGGCGTTCGCCCCGGCGTTCAAGGCCACCCGCGCCGCGATCCGCGCCGCCAAGCCGCTCGGCGCCAAGCTGGCCGCCAAGTCGCCCGAGCTGCCGCCGCGTCGCCGCGACACCGCGGACGACACCTACCTGTGGAACCAGGGCCCGACCGCGGGTCTGAGCAAGGTCGCCTTCCACGACTGGCGTGCCGTGTACGCCGAGTGGGCGCACCTGCCCAACGTGAAGCTCATGCTCGAGCAGTGCGACGCGTTCCAGGCGCTGCTGGGCACCGCCCCGCTGGACAAGAAGCAGATGCGCGACCTGGACCTGCTGCTTGTCGTGGGTGACATCTTCACGACCGTCGCCTATGGCGATCTGATCCTGCAGCAGTCCAAGATCTGGAGTGTCGACAACGACCTCGTCGACAGCATCTTTGAGGTGCTGGTCGGTGACGTTTCCAGGCACGCACTCGTGCTCACCCAGAAGCCCTCGCTGACGAAGGCCCAGGTCAAGGCGGCCAACGCGATCCAGCGTCGCCCCGTCTTCGACGACGAGCGCACCGCGCGCGTGTGGGCCGAGGCCCGCTCCACCGCCGGCGACTACTCAATGAACCCGTGA
- a CDS encoding TetR/AcrR family transcriptional regulator gives MPASTRPSTGPRPRERAPHLGPERRRPQVLDAALTIAVREGIGAVTIGSVASEMGVTRPVVYACFSDRVEMVEALLDREVPLLVAGVLDALHSSGGAADSEQAFVIGFRALLATVTASPDTWRLVFSGEPDLAVAERFRAARAHVTEQTTAWIAPAMELWWQTPDLDRKLPVLIELFLASCESAVRSVLEESNDWGPDDLGEFVGRAVHRAFKDA, from the coding sequence ATGCCTGCCAGCACCCGGCCCAGCACGGGCCCCCGCCCGCGTGAGCGCGCGCCCCACCTGGGGCCCGAGCGACGACGCCCCCAGGTGCTCGATGCTGCCCTGACGATCGCGGTCCGCGAGGGCATCGGCGCGGTGACCATCGGTTCCGTCGCGTCCGAGATGGGCGTGACCCGCCCTGTCGTCTACGCCTGTTTCTCCGACCGGGTGGAGATGGTCGAGGCCCTGCTGGACCGCGAGGTGCCCCTGCTCGTCGCAGGAGTCCTCGACGCACTGCACAGCTCGGGCGGCGCCGCGGACTCCGAGCAAGCATTCGTGATCGGCTTCCGCGCACTGCTGGCGACCGTCACGGCCTCCCCCGACACCTGGCGACTGGTCTTCTCCGGCGAGCCCGACCTGGCCGTCGCCGAACGCTTCCGCGCAGCACGCGCGCACGTCACCGAGCAGACGACGGCCTGGATCGCCCCCGCCATGGAGCTGTGGTGGCAGACGCCGGACCTCGACCGCAAGCTCCCCGTGCTGATCGAGCTCTTCCTCGCCTCGTGCGAGTCAGCGGTCCGCTCCGTGCTCGAGGAGTCCAACGACTGGGGCCCCGATGACCTGGGCGAGTTCGTCGGGCGTGCGGTCCACCGCGCCTTCAAGGACGCCTGA
- a CDS encoding oxygenase MpaB family protein has product MKKSKVEIKPHADNGFFAPGSVTRKVWGYPTTPLMGIIRAVVIEEFDPNLVASVHQTGANYDRLDTRYARTVQYFAAVAFADSATVAKMADVLVKIHSKSIGIEPVSGNKYDANDPDSQLWILITGWHSVLTAYEMFGPGKLTEAEENEFWADCAIAAEFQTCDPLKVPRNAEEVRAYFDSWEPRLASSLSTHQMINQLLNGVTAVLAPHKALHIRLLSPIINFVMRKATIATLPRHMRELANVRQGRFTDLWITVLARLLMAAASRSLFIQRWVLGMVAPRTLAIIEPHWQGLEPLSPEILTPAQARERYGYPKPADAHLELRARQHHRVFDEHLPPSDEGLIESQPVLGTLG; this is encoded by the coding sequence ATGAAGAAGAGCAAGGTAGAAATCAAGCCGCACGCGGACAACGGGTTCTTCGCTCCCGGTTCGGTCACTCGCAAGGTGTGGGGCTACCCCACGACCCCGCTGATGGGCATCATCCGCGCCGTCGTGATCGAGGAGTTCGACCCCAACCTGGTGGCCTCCGTGCACCAGACGGGCGCGAACTACGACCGGCTCGACACCCGCTACGCCCGCACCGTCCAGTACTTCGCGGCGGTGGCGTTCGCGGACAGTGCGACCGTGGCGAAGATGGCCGACGTGCTGGTCAAGATCCACTCCAAGTCGATCGGCATCGAGCCGGTGAGCGGTAACAAGTACGACGCCAATGACCCGGACTCACAGCTGTGGATCCTGATCACCGGCTGGCACTCCGTGCTCACCGCCTACGAGATGTTCGGCCCCGGCAAGCTCACCGAAGCCGAGGAGAACGAGTTCTGGGCCGACTGCGCCATCGCTGCGGAGTTCCAGACCTGCGACCCGCTGAAGGTGCCCCGCAACGCAGAAGAGGTGCGGGCGTACTTCGACAGCTGGGAGCCGCGCCTGGCCTCGAGCCTGTCGACGCACCAGATGATCAACCAGCTGCTCAACGGTGTGACCGCGGTCCTGGCGCCCCACAAGGCGCTCCACATCCGGCTGCTCAGCCCGATCATCAACTTCGTGATGCGCAAGGCAACGATCGCGACCCTCCCGCGCCACATGCGTGAGCTCGCGAACGTCCGCCAGGGGCGGTTCACCGATCTGTGGATCACGGTGCTGGCGCGCCTCCTGATGGCTGCTGCCTCGCGGAGCCTCTTCATCCAGCGCTGGGTGCTCGGCATGGTTGCGCCCCGCACGCTGGCGATCATCGAGCCGCACTGGCAGGGTCTCGAGCCGTTGAGCCCGGAGATCCTGACGCCGGCCCAGGCGCGCGAGCGCTACGGCTACCCGAAGCCGGCTGACGCCCACCTCGAGCTCCGCGCCCGCCAGCACCACCGCGTCTTCGACGAGCACCTGCCGCCGAGCGACGAGGGCCTGATCGAGTCGCAGCCCGTGCTCGGCACGCTCGGCTGA
- a CDS encoding MerR family transcriptional regulator, whose amino-acid sequence MDVSSIATRRTYTIKEAAALSGLPASTLRYYESIGVIAPVSRGASSGHRVYDEDDLDQLTWVACLSATGLSVSDMKQYVANGHRGPEAAAEQVALLEAQAARLEREAEHLKLRQRYVSLKVAYWSAVAAGDITAADRLSAESRALIDELTHHKNH is encoded by the coding sequence ATGGACGTGAGCTCGATCGCGACCCGCAGGACCTACACGATCAAGGAGGCCGCCGCACTGAGCGGCCTTCCCGCCAGCACGCTGCGCTACTACGAGTCGATCGGCGTGATCGCGCCGGTCAGCCGCGGCGCGAGCAGTGGCCACCGCGTCTACGACGAGGACGACCTCGACCAGCTGACCTGGGTCGCCTGCCTCTCCGCGACCGGCCTGTCCGTCAGCGACATGAAGCAGTACGTCGCCAACGGGCACCGTGGACCGGAGGCGGCCGCCGAACAGGTGGCCCTGCTCGAGGCACAGGCGGCGCGACTGGAGCGCGAGGCGGAACACCTCAAGCTCCGGCAGCGCTACGTGAGCCTGAAGGTCGCCTACTGGTCCGCCGTGGCCGCGGGCGACATCACAGCGGCCGACCGTCTCTCGGCGGAGTCCCGCGCCCTCATCGACGAGCTCACGCACCACAAGAACCACTGA
- a CDS encoding MogA/MoaB family molybdenum cofactor biosynthesis protein, protein MSAPKAFVVIASNRAAAGVYEDETGPVIVEALQGWGFDVASIVVPDGKPVKEAMLKALSRGARVILTSGGTGLTPTDKTPEMTRPLIDVPVPGLADAIRMRGIANGVPTAALSRGLAGISGNCLIVNLPGSKGGVKDGLAALDGVLMHAVEQITGSDH, encoded by the coding sequence GTGAGCGCGCCCAAGGCCTTCGTCGTCATCGCCTCCAACCGCGCAGCGGCTGGTGTCTACGAGGACGAGACCGGTCCGGTGATCGTGGAAGCCTTGCAGGGTTGGGGATTCGACGTCGCGTCGATCGTCGTGCCTGACGGCAAGCCCGTGAAGGAAGCCATGCTGAAGGCCCTCTCGCGTGGTGCCCGCGTGATCCTCACCTCCGGTGGCACCGGCCTGACGCCGACCGACAAGACGCCCGAGATGACGCGCCCGCTCATCGACGTACCCGTACCCGGCCTGGCCGATGCGATCCGCATGCGCGGCATCGCCAACGGCGTACCCACCGCAGCCCTGTCGCGCGGGCTGGCCGGCATCTCCGGCAACTGCCTGATCGTGAACCTCCCCGGTTCGAAGGGCGGCGTGAAGGACGGGCTCGCCGCGCTCGACGGGGTCCTGATGCACGCCGTCGAACAGATCACCGGCAGTGACCATTGA
- a CDS encoding alpha/beta hydrolase family protein, which yields MAERVTFPSSTGPMLAGLIDVPTGPVRGWGVFIHGFTLGKDCPAAARMCKQLASEGIGMLRYDAHGLGDSEGDWGDGSFTHKVADTVRAAAFMAERGTPVDLLVGHSWGGAAVIAAARDVPGVRAVATVAAPVDPSHVEHQYDVVVERVLAEGAAEWLVGGKALVLKKAFVEDVRRAELRDRIRNLRLPLLVMHSPTDNTVGIANASEIFRTARHPRSFVSLEGSDHLLTQPGQAKRAARIVSAWADPYLGAGAGN from the coding sequence ATGGCAGAACGTGTCACCTTTCCGAGCTCCACAGGTCCCATGCTCGCCGGGCTCATCGACGTACCGACGGGGCCCGTGCGCGGCTGGGGTGTCTTCATCCACGGCTTCACGCTCGGCAAGGACTGCCCTGCGGCCGCGCGCATGTGCAAGCAGCTGGCCAGCGAGGGCATCGGGATGCTCCGGTACGACGCCCACGGGCTCGGCGACTCGGAGGGCGACTGGGGCGATGGCTCGTTCACCCACAAGGTCGCCGACACCGTTCGTGCCGCTGCGTTCATGGCCGAGCGCGGCACGCCGGTCGACCTGCTGGTCGGCCACTCGTGGGGCGGGGCAGCGGTCATCGCGGCGGCACGCGACGTACCCGGTGTGCGGGCTGTCGCGACGGTGGCAGCGCCGGTCGACCCGAGCCACGTCGAGCACCAGTACGACGTCGTGGTCGAGCGCGTCCTTGCGGAGGGCGCGGCTGAGTGGCTGGTCGGCGGCAAGGCGCTGGTCCTGAAGAAGGCCTTCGTCGAGGACGTACGCCGCGCCGAGCTGCGCGACCGGATCCGCAACCTGCGGCTTCCCCTCCTGGTCATGCACTCGCCCACCGACAACACCGTCGGCATCGCCAATGCCAGCGAGATCTTCCGCACCGCCCGTCACCCGCGCAGCTTCGTCTCGCTCGAGGGCTCCGACCACCTGCTCACGCAGCCCGGTCAGGCAAAGCGCGCGGCCCGCATCGTGAGTGCCTGGGCCGACCCCTACCTGGGAGCTGGCGCGGGCAACTAG